A region from the Ciconia boyciana chromosome 1, ASM3463844v1, whole genome shotgun sequence genome encodes:
- the LOC140648238 gene encoding 2-oxoglutarate receptor 1-like, whose protein sequence is MASEHTGNFTALPGRADLLTSCKDEDFLQVKSYLSVLYSLIFLVCFPGNIVTIFVYFVKMRPWKSSTIIMLNLAITDLLYTATLPFFIHYSANGNNWIFGDFMCKFIHFCFYFNMYSGIIFLSCFSIFRFFVVVHPIKCFFVQKRRWAVVTCVVVWMISLAAISPLGILIATRHTQNRTICPDLAAAEDLDTSRWYNWLLTMFAFFLPLLMVTLCYALIIYTLATGPHTQTCYKQKARRLAVILLVVFYVCFLPFHVFRGIRLELRVRPVSCRLKNTMLFMFILAKPLAALNTIGNLLVYVVTGDNFQQAILSLLKFRTNKNLK, encoded by the coding sequence ATGGCATCTGAACACACTGGCAATTTTACTGCTCTGCCAGGCCGCGCAGACCTGTTGACAAGCTGCAAGGATGAAGATTTCTTACAGGTGAAATCCTACCTTTCCGTCCTTTACAGCCTAATCTTCCTGGTGTGCTTCCCAGGGAACATCGTGAcaatttttgtttactttgtcAAGATGAGgccctggaaaagcagcaccatCATTATGTTAAACCTGGCTATCACTGACCTATTATATACAGCCACGCTTCCTTTCTTTATACACTACTCTGCTAATGGAAATAACTGGATTTTTGGAGACTTCATGTGCAAGTTTATTCACTTTTGTTTCTACTTCAACATGTACAGTGGTATTATCTTCCTTAGCTGCTTCAGCATCTTCCGCTTTTTTGTAGTTGTCCACccaattaaatgcttttttgttcaAAAACGGAGATGGGCAGTGGTGACTTGCGTAGTAGTTTGGATGATTTCCCTGGCAGCCATCAGCCCCTTGGGCATCTTGATTGCCACGAGGCATACACAGAACAGGACGATCTGCCCGgacctggctgctgctgaggaccTTGACACTAGTCGGTGGTATAACTGGCTGCTGACGATGTTTGCCTTCTTCTTGCCCTTGCTGATGGTGACTCTGTGCTATGCGCTCATCATTTACACCTTGGCTACCGGGCCCCACACGCAGACTTGCTACAAACAAAAGGCTCGCAGACTTGCCGTCATCCTCTTGGTGGTCTTCTACGTGTGCTTTCTCCCCTTCCACGTCTTTCGAGGGATTCGGCTGGAGCTCCGAGTACGACCGGTCAGCTGCCGCTTGAAGAACACGATGCTTTTTATGTTTATCTTAGCTAAACCGTTAGCAGCGTTAAATACTATTGGAAACTTACTGGTCTATGTAGTGACGGGAGACAACTTCCAGCAGGCCATCCTCTCGCTCCTCAAGTTTCGAACAAACAAGAACTTGAAGTAG